The Kitasatospora albolonga nucleotide sequence GACGGGAACGCCGGTGTCGACGGTGACCTGGGTGAGGCCGACGGTGACGCCCTGGGACACGTACTCGAAGTGGGGGGTGCCGCCCCGGATGATCACGCCGAGGGCGACGATCGCGTCGTAGCCCCGGCCGGCGAGCACCTTGGCGACGACGGGCAGCTCGAAGGAGCCGGGGACGCGGAGCAGGGTCGGCTCGTCGATGCCCAGCTCGTGCAGGGCGCGCAGGGCGCCGTCGACGAGACCGTCCATGACCTTCTCGTGCCACTGCGCCGCGATGACGGCCACCCGCAGGTCGGAGCAGTTGCGTACGGACAGTTCGGGTGCACCCTTGCCGCTCATGGTTCTCCTGATCGCTGGTTGAGAGGTGTTCGTTACTGGTTGGCGCAGGGCGACGCGGGGGCGCCGTCGAGCCAGGGCAGGTCGTGGCCCATGCGGTCGCGCTTGGTGCGCAGATACCGCAGATTGTGCTCACCGGCCTGCACGGGCATGGGCTCGCGGCCGGTGACGGCGAGTCCGTGGCGCAGGACGGCCTCGGTCTTGTCGGGGTTGTTGGTCATCAGCCGCAGGCTGCGTACGCCGAGGTCGGCGAGGATCTGGGCGCCCGCCGCGTAGTCGCGGGCGTCGGCGGGCAGGCCGAGCTCCAGGTTGGCGTCCAGGGTGTCCACGCCGCGCTCCTGGAGCTCGTACGCGCGGAGCTTGGAGAGCAGGCCGATGCCGCGCCCCTCGTGGCCCCGGAGGTAGACGACGACGCCCCGGCCCTCCTCGGTGATCCGGCGCATGGAGGCGTGCAGCTGGGGGCCGCAGTCGCAGCGAGCGGACTGGAAGATGTCGCCGGTCAGGCACTCGGAGTGGATGCGGACGAGGACGTCCTCGCCGCCGTTCCCGGTGACATCGCCGTGGACGAGGGCGACGTGTTCGACGCCGTCGACGGTGGAGCGGTAGCCGTACGCGGTGAAGTCGCCGAACGCGGTGGGCAGGCGGGTGGCGGCCTCGCGGCGGACGGTGGGCTCGGCGCTGCGGCGGTAGGCGATCAGGTCCTCGATGGAGATGATCGTCAGGCCGTGCTTGCGGGCGAAGGGGATCAGCTCGGGCAGCCGCAGCATGGTGCCGTCCTCCCCCGCGATCTCCACGATGGCCCCGGCGGGGCGCAGTCCGGCGAGCCGGGCGAGGTCGACGGCGGCCTCGGTGTGGCCGTTGCGGACGAGGACGCCGCCGGAGCGGGCGCGCAGCGGGAAGATATGGCCGGGGCGGACGAAGTCGGCGGGGCCCGCGACGCCGCCCGCGAGCATCCGGAGGGTGGTGGCGCGGTCGGCGGCGGAGATGCCGGTGGTGACGCCGTGGGCGGCGGAGGCGTCGACGGAGACGGTGAAGGCGGTCTGCATCGACTCGGTGTTGTCGGCGACCATCTGCGGGAGTTCGAGCCGCTCCAGCTCGTCGCTCTCCATGGGCGCGCAGATCAGGCCCCGGCACTCGCTCATCATGAAGGCGACGATCTCCGGGGTCGCCATCTCGGCGGCGATGACGAGGTCGCCCTCGTTCTCGCGGTCCTCGTCGTCCACGACGACGACGGGGCGGCCCGCGGCGATGTCACGGATGGCCTGCTCGACCGGGTCCAGGGAGAGGTCCTCGGCGAGCGGGTCGTGGCCGGGGTGCAGCCAGGTGGGCTGGGCAGTCATGCCGGGGCTCCTTCCAGAGCGGGTGTCCGCGTACGCAGCCACCAGTCGCGCATGCCCCACAGGACGAGGGCGCCGTAGATGATGTAGACGAAGCCGGAGAAGGCGAAGCCGTTGGCGAAGTTCAGCGGGACGCCGACGAGGTCGACCAGGAGCCAGGCGAACCAGAACTCGACCATGCCCTTGGCCTGGGCGTACATCGCCACGATCGTGCCGACGAAGATGTACGCGTCCGGCCACGGGTCCCAGGAGAGCGAGGGGAAGGCGGTGAACAGGCCGCCGACGGCGAGGGTGCCGAGGGCCGCCCCGCCGATCAGCACCCCGCGCTCGCGCCAGGTGGCGAAGCGGACGGCGATGGAGCCGTCCTGGGCCTGCTGCTTGCCCCGGTTCCAGGACTGCCAGCCCCACAGGGCCACGGCGATGACGACGAGCTGCTTGCCCGCGCTGCCGGAGAGGTGCGCGGAGGCGAAGGCGATGAAGAGGATGGCACCGGCGAGGAGCTGGGCGGGCCAGGTCCAGATGGAGCGCCGCCAGCCGAGGGCGAGGGCGGTGAGGCCGATGAGGTTGCCGATCATGTCGGCCCACTTGATGTGCTGGCCGAACACGGTGAAGGCTTCGGAGTTGAGCCAGGAGACGGCGTTCATCGCGGGTCCTGCCCGGGGGCCTGCTCTCCGAGGGGCAGGTGCTGCCCGGCGAGCGGGCCCTGTGCGGACCCGGACCGGTCGCCGAGGAGCCGCTCGACGTACTTGGCGATGACGTCCACCTCCAGGTTGACCGGGTCGCCGGGCTGCTTGTGGCCGAGCGTGGTCAGGGCGAGGGTGGTGGGGATGAGGCTGATGGTGAAGTAATCGGCCGCCGCCTCGACGACGGTGAGGCTGACGCCGTCGACGGTGATGGAGCCCTTCTCCACGACGTACCGGGTCAGCTCGGGCGGCAGGGAGACCTTGACGATCTCCCAGTGCTCGGAGGGGGTGCGCTCCACGATGGTGCCGGTGCCGTCCACATGCCCCTGGACGATGTGTCCGCCGAGCCGCCCGCCGAGCGCCATCGGTCGCTCCAGGTTGACCCGGGAGCCCGTGGTGAGGGCGCCGAGACCGGAACGTTTGAGGGTCTCGGCCATCACGTCGGCGGTGAACTCGCCGTCACCGGTCTCCACGACGGTGAGGCAGACGCCGTTCACCGCGATGGAGTCGCCGTGCTTCGCGCCCTCGGTGACGAGGGGGCCGCGCAGCCGGAAGCGGGAGGCGTCGGCGAGCTGCTCGACGGCGGTGACCTCACCCAGTTCTTCGACAATTCCGGTGAACACTCAGTTTCCCTTCCGAGCAGGGGCGGGGGCGGCGGTGATGCGCAGATCGGGGCCGAGGCGGACGGTCTCGGTCACTTCGAGGCGCAACGCCTGCGCGATCGTGGTGATTCCGGCGTCGCCGAGGGCGGCCGGGCCCGCGCCGAGCAGGACCGGGGCGAGATAGCCGACGACCTTGTCGACCTTTCCCGCGGCGACGAAGGCGCCGGCCAGGGTCGGCCCGCCTTCGAGGAGTACGGAGCGGACGCCCCGGGTGTGCAGGGCGCCGAGGAGGGCGTCGAGGTCCAGGCCGGGGCCGGTGGCGGCGCGGGGCAGCCGCAGGACGACATCCTGCGGGAGGTGGTCGGCGGGTGCGTCGCCGGCGACCGCGATGAGCGTGGGCGCGGTGGCGTCCAGGACCCTGGCGCCGGGCTTGACGGCCGTGGCGTTCGTGTCGACGACGACGCGCAGGGGCTGGGTGGCGCCGTCGATGCCGCGTACGCCCAGCTGGGGGTCGTCGGCGCGGGCGGTGCCGGAGCCCACGAGCACCGCGTCGGCCTCGGCACGGAGCCGGTGGACGTCGGCGCGGGCCTCGGGGGAGGTGATCCAGCGGCTGGTGGCGTCGGCGGCGGCGATGCGGCCGTCGAGGGTGGCGGCGTACTTCCACAGGACGTACGGGCGGCCGAGGCGCACCGAGGTGAGCCAGGCGGCGTTGCCCGCCCCGGCCTCCTCGGCGAGGAGCCCCTGCTCGACCTGGAGCCCGGCCGCGCGCAGGGTCTCGGCACCGCCGGTGGCCCGCGGGTCCGGGTCGCCGACCGCGTACACGACCCGGCTGATCCCGGCGGCCAGGAGTGCCTGGGCGCAGGGGCCGGTGCGGCCGGTGTGGTTACAGGGTTCGAGGGTGACGTAGGCGGTGCCGCCCCGGGCCCGCTCACCGGCCGCGCGCAGGGCGTGGACCTCGGCGTGCGGCCCTCCGGCGCGCTGGTGGAAGCCTTCACCGGCCACGGCTCCGGAGGCGTCGGTGATCACGCATCCGACGACCGGATTGGGGCTGGTGGAGCCGAGACCGTGCGCCGCGAGCGTGATCGCTCGGCGCATGGCGGTGATGTCGGCTGCGGTGGCCACCGGGTCCTCCTGCCTCTTCGGGCACGGACTCCGGGGCCTGTCGATGACGACAGAATGAAACGGATCGCCGGGGCAGACGCCGAGAACCGAAGAAGGGACGCAGGGGTCCGGCGAAACCCGGCCATGCGTCCGCCTACGGCGGCGTACCCGATGACGAACCGCCGCGCACTGCCTCCCATCCGGACTTTAACCGTCGGTCCAGGAATCCCACCTGGTCAACCGGCCGCTGGCTGCGGACGGGTCGCGGACTATAACCGCCGGTTCGGAATTGCACCGACCCCGGAGTGCGCTGCTACTGGTACGGAACCAGTCTGCCACGGACGCTCCTCGGCCATGCGGGTGAGCACTGTGTCCTGGGTCACAGATGCATGGCTCATTCCCATCGTTTCAGTCGACTAGAAACCGACTAGCGGGCTCGACAACGTAGTCATTCAGAAAGTTGAGCGATGAAGGTCCAGACCTATTGACGCACTGGTCTAGTCCTCTTAATCTCTGCGTCACCTCCGAGGTTCGGTCCCAACGGTGATGCGCACACCGGGACCCCGACACGACCCACCCCCTTTAGCCAGTTGTGTTCTGCCGACCTCCACAGGAGGAACGACCACATGCTGTCCCCCACCCGAGCGAGAGCCACGCTCCTCGCCGCAGGCGCCGCGATCGCCGGCCTGCTCATGACCTCCCTCGCGGCCACCCCGTCGGCCGCCGCCACCGACCACGAGTCCTGTCGCCCGGACGGGCTGTACAAGACGCCCGGGGTCAACACCCCGTACTGCACCGTCTACGACACCGACGGCCGCGAGAAGATGGGCGACGACCACCAGCGCCGCGTCATCGGCTACTTCACCAACTGGCGTACCGGCAAGGACGGCAAGGACGCCTACCTGGTCCCCAACATCCCCTGGACCAAGGTCACCCACCTCAACTACGCCTTCGCGCACGTCGACAGCTCCAACAAGCTGTCGGTCGGCCCCGACAGCCCGGACAACGCCTCCACCGGCATGACGTGGCCCGGTGTCGCGGGCGCCGAGATGGACCCGGCGCTCCCCTACAAGGGGCACTTCAACCTGCTGACGAAGTACAAGAAGCAGTACCCGGACGTGAAGACCCTGGTCTCCGTGGGCGGCTGGGCCGAGACCGGCGGCTACTTCGCCCCGGACGGCACGCGCGTCAACTCCGGCGGCTTCTACTCGATGGCCACCAACGCCGACGGCTCGGTCAACACGGCGGGCATCAACACCTTCGCCGACTCGGCCGTCGCCTTCATCAAGAAGTACGGCTTCAACGGCGTCGACATCGACTACGAGTACGCGACGTCCATGAAGGACGCGGGCAACCCCATGGACCACGCGCTGGCCAACGGGCGCCGCGCGGGCCTGGTCAAGGGCTACGACGTCCTCATGAAGACGCTGCGCGAGAAGCTCGACCGCGCGGGCGAGGCCGACGGCAAGCACTACCTGCTGACCGTCGCCGCCCCTTCCTCCGGCTACCTGCTGCGGGGCATGGAGACGTACCAGATGCAGAAGTACCTGGACTACGTCAACATCATGTCCTACGACCTGCACGGCGCCTGGAACGAGTACGTCGGCCCGAACGCCACCCTGTTCGACGACGGCAAGGACAACGAGCTGGCGCAGGCGGGCGTGTACACCACCTCGCAGTACGGCGGTGTCGGCTACCTCAACACCGACTGGGCCTACCACTACTTCCGCGGCTCCATGCCGGCCGGCCGCATCAACATCGGCCTGCCGTACTACACCCGCGGCTTCAAGAACGTCCAGGGCGGCACCAACGGTCTGTGGGGCAAGGCCGCCGCGACCAACTGCCCGGCCGGTTCCGGTCTGACCAAGTGCGGTGACGGCGCGGTCGGCATCGACAACCTGTGGCACGACAAGGACGACAACGGCCAGGAAGCCCCGGCCGGTTCCAACCCGATGTGGCACGCGAAGAACCTGGAGAAGGGGATCGTCGGCGACTACCTCACCGACTACGGCTTCCCCGCGAACACCCAGCTGACCGGCTCCTACGTCCGCAACTACGACTCGACGCTCACCGCCCCGTGGCTGTGGAACGCCCAGAAGAAGGTCTTCCTCTCCACCGAGGACGAGCAGTCGGTGAAGGCCAAGGCCGACTACGTGGTCGACAAGGGCATCGGCGGCACGATGATCTGGGAGCTGGCGGGCGACTACCAGTGGAACGCGGCCAAGGGCCAGTACGAGAACGGCAACACGCTGACCACCGCGATGTACGACGCCTTCAAGTCGGCGACCCCGTACGGCGCGAAGCGCTCCACGATCGACCTGCCCACCGAGGCCGTCGACATCGACGTCTCCTTCGGACAGTTCGCGCTCGGTGACTCCAACTACCCGATCAGCCCCAAGCTGAAGATCACCAACAAGACCCAGGCCACGCTGCCCGGCGGCACGGAGTTCCAGTTCGACTACGCCACCTCGGCCCCGGCCAACGCCAAGGACCAGTCCGGCTTCGGTACGTCGATCATCCGCAGCGACCACACCGCGGCCAACAACATCGGCGGCCTCAAGGGCCTGTACAACCGGGTCTCCCTGAAGCTCCCGGCCTGGCAGACCCTGGCCCCCGGCGCCTCGGTGGAGCTGGACTTCGTCTACTACCTGCCCACCTCCACCCCGTCCAACTGGACCGTGACCTTCGGCGGGAAGACCTACTCCCTCGCCGGTGACCTGGCCCGCGGCACCACCCTGGTCGAGCCCGGCACCGGCACCAACCCGACGCCGACCCCGACCCCGACCGGCCCCACCCCCACCCCGACCCCGACGGCCCCGGGCGGTGAGTGCACGGCCCCGCCGTGGAACGCAGACACCGCGTACAACGGCGGCGCCGTCGTCAGCCAGGACGGCCGCCAGTGGAAGGCGTCGTGGTGGACGAAGGGCGAGAAGCCCGGCACCACGGGCGAGTGGGGCGTCTGGAAGGACCAGGGCGCCTGCTAGATCCCGTACGGGGGTGAGCACATCGCCCCCGTGACCTCCCCGCACCACAGGTGAAGCCCCGGCAGCCGCTGCCGGGGCTTCCCGCGCTCCCGCCGCGGTGCCGCGCCGCCGGGCCCCGACACCGCGCGGCCCTACGGCGGCTCAGCCCCCCGGCGCGAACAGCGCGTCCTGGGCCGCGTCCCGGGCGGCGAGCAGCGCCCCGCGCAGTACGGCCCCGTCCCCCAGCGAACCGGCCCTGACCTCGGTACGCAGCGGTGACATCCGGGCGAGCCGCTCCTCCACCCGGGCGGCAAGCGCGGGCCCGCCCGCCTGGCCGACCGCGCCCGCCAGGAGGACGCAGCCGGGGTCCAGGACCGAGACCACGGCGGCGGCCCCGAGGGCGAGACGGTCGGCCAGTTCGCCGAGGAAGGGCTCCCCCCGCTCCCCCGCCTCCAGCGCGGTGCGTACGGCGGCCGCGGCGGAGGCGTCCGGCGGGGCCTGTCCGGACAGGCCGATGCCGTGCCGGGCGGCCAGCGCGCAGATGGCCGCCGAACCGGCCAGGGAGAAGAACCCGCCCGCGCAGTCGACGGCCGAGGGCAGCCCGCCCGCCCCCGGCACCGGCAGGAAGCCGATCTCCCCCGCGCCCCCTGAGGCGCCCTGCCGCAGCCTGCCGTCCAGCATGACGGCGGCCCCGATGCCCTGGCCCAGCCAGATCAGGACGAAGGTCTCCCGGTCGGCGGCGGCCCCCGCCCGGTGTTCCGCGACGGCGGCGAGATTGGTCTCGTTCTCGACCAGTACGGTCGCGGGCAGCCGCTCCTGGAGCACCCGGACCAGATCCCGGTGCCAGGCGGGCAGCCCGGAGCTGTCCCGCAGCTCGCCGGTGGCCGGGTCGATCAGCCCCGGGGCCCCGATGCCGACGCTGTGCAGGGGGACGGACCCCGCCTCGCGGGCGGTGCGCTCCAGCAGGGCGACGGACTGCTCGACGGCGGCCCCGGTCCCGGTGCCGTCCGCGATCGGCAGGGCCGCCTCGGCGAGCGTGGCCCCCAGCAGATCGGCGACGACCACGGAGACGCTTCCGGTGCGTACGTCGAGGGCGGCGAGGTGGGCCCGGTCGGCGACGATCCCGTACAGCTTCGCGTTGGGGCCCCGGCGGACGGCCCCGGACTCGCCGACGACATGGATCAGCCCGGCGTCCCCGAGCCGTTCGACCAGATCGGCGACCGTGGGGCGGGAGAGCCCGGTCAGGGTCTTGAGCTGCGCGGCCGTCAACGGGCCGTCCTGCTGGAGCAGTCGCAGGGCGAGCCGGTCGTTGATGGCCCGAGCCGTGCTCGGTGATGCGGGCATACCGCGATCCTTCCAGATCACTGCGAGCCTCTTCCCCGGGTCGACGGCGAGGGCTGCCCGAAAGAACTATTTATCAGGCAGGGTTCCTGATAGTTTACGCGACGCAGTCCGGCTGCCTCGCGACGCAGGCCGGCACTCTCAGGGGAGGGCACAGCCCGTATGACGAAGGAACCGGCCGTCACGGCCTACGGCAGGGAGCGGGTGAGGCGGGCCCGGTACGCCGTCGCCGCCGTCTTCACGGTGCACGGGGCGGTGACCGGCAGCTTCGCGACCCGGGTGCCCTGGATTCAGGACCACGCGGGGGTGAGCGCGGGGCAGTTGGGGCTCGCGCTGGCCTTCCCGGCGATCGGCGCCTCGATCGCGATGCCGCTGGCGGGCCGGATCAGCCACCGCTTCGGCGCCCGGACCGCCCTGCGCGGACTGCTCACCCTGTGGACGCTGGCGCTGATCCTGCCCGCGCTGGCGCCAAACCTGCTGACGCTGTGCGCCGCCCTGTTCGTCTACGGGGCGACGGCGGGCATGTCCGACGTGGCGATGAACGCCCTGGGCGTGGAGGTGGAGAACCGGCTCGAAAAGTCGATCATGTCCGGGCTGCACGGGATGTGGAGCGTGGGCGCGCTGATCGGTTCGGCGGCGGGCACGGTCGCCGCGCACATCGGCGCCGACGCCCGGCTCCACCACACGATCGCCGCCCTGGTGCTGACGGCGCTGGGGCTGCTCGCCTGCCGGGGCGTGCTGGACCTGCGCGGCGAGCCGGACGAGGAGCCGCCGCCGCGTTTCACGCTGCCGCCGAAGTCGGCGCTGATCATCGGGGCCGTCGGCTTCTGCGCGGTGTTCGCGGAGGGGGCCAGCCTGGACTGGTCGGCGGTCTACCTGCGGGACGTCCTGGGCAGCTCGGACGGGGTCGCGGCGGCCTCCACCACGGCCTTCGCCCTGACGATGGCGGTGGCGCGGCTCGCCGGGGACCGGATCGTCGACCGGTTCGGCGCGGTGCGGACCGTACGGGTGGGAGGGGCGCTGGCCACCGCGGGCGGGCTGCTCGTGGTGTTCTCGCCGTCCCCGGCGGCGGCGCTGGGCGGGTTCGGGCTGCTGGGGCTCGGTGTGGCGGTCGTGGTGCCGCTGGCCTTCGCGGCGGCCGGGCGCAGCGGGCCCAACCCGAGCCAGGCCATCGCGGGCGTCGCCACCATCACGTACACCTCCGGTCTGATCGCCCCCTCGGCGATCGGGGCGCTGGCGGAGACGACCTCGCTGGTGGTCTCCTTCGGCGTGGTGACCGCGCTGGCGTTCGGCCTGGTGCTGGGGGCCGGGGTGCTGCGGGCGGGCGACCGGAAGGTCACCGGTTCCGGCTCGGCGGTGGGCGGTACGGCGGCGAAGAGCCCGTCCGGGAGCTGAGCCCGCCCCGGCGGCGGGGCGGGCCGCCGCACCATTACCATGGCGCTGATCTTTTCCGCAGGTGAACACCGCACACCGGATCGCAGACCGGTCGGCACACCGAGCAGACCTTCAGGGAGCAGACCATGAGCCTCGGCGTGCGCTGGACCTTGCACGGCGACGGGAAGACCCCCGCGCCCGGGGCGGTGGTCCGTCCCGACGAACGGCTCTCCTGGCCCCGTACGTTCGGACTCGGCGCCCAGCATGTGGTGGCGATGTTCGGGGCCTCGTTCGTCGCCCCGGTTCTGATGGGGCTCGACCCGAACCTCGCGATCATGATGTCCGGGGTGGCGACCGCGATCTTCCTGCTGGCCACCAAGGGCCGGGTGCCGAGCTACCTCGGCTGCTCGCTCTCCTTCGTCGGGGTCGCGGCCACGATCCGGGCGAGCGGCGGTGACAGCGCGACCATCACGGGTGCGGTGCTGGTGGTCGCCGCCGTCCTGTTCCTGGTGGGCCTCGCGGTGCAGCGGTTCGGCGCGCGGATCATCCACGCGGCGATGCCTCCGGTGGTGACGGGCGCGGTGGTGATGCTGATCGGCTTCAACCTGGCGCCGGTGACCGCGTCGACGTACTGGCCGCAGGACCAGTGGACGGCGCTGGCGGTGATGCTGGTCACCGGCCTCGCCGTGGTGTGCCTGCGCGGCTTCCTCTCCCGGATCGCGATCTTCCTCGGGCTGGTCTTCGGCTATCTGCTCTCCTGGGTGCTGGACCTGGTCTTCGGCAAGATCCACTCCCCGGCGGGCGGCGCGGAGGCCGTCGACCACTGGCGCCTGGACCTCTCCGCCGTCGGCCAGGCCGACTGGATCGGCCTCCCCTCCTTCCACGCCCCGGCCTTCGAGTGGTCCGCGATCCTGGTGGCCCTGCCCGTGGTGATCGCGCTGGTCGCGGAGAACGCGGGCCATGTGAAGGCCGTGGGCGAGATGACCGGCGACCCGCTGGACGACAAGCTCGGCACCGCCATCGCGGCGGACGGCGCGGCGTCGATGCTCTCCACCGCCGTGGGCGGCCCGCCCAACACCACGTACTCCGAGAACATCGGTGTGATGGCCGCGACCCGCGTCTACTCCACGGCCGCCTACTGGGCGGCGGCCTGCTTCGCGCTGCTCTTCGGCCTCTGCCCCAAGTTCGGCGCGGTCGTAGCCGCGATCCCGGGCGGGGTGCTCGGCGGCATCACCGTGATCCTGTACGGGATGATCGGCCTGCTCGGCGCCCAGATCTGGCTCAACGGCCGGGTGGACCTGCGCAATCCGCTCAACCTGGTCCCGGCCGCGGCGGGCATCATCATCGGCGTCGGCGGGGTCAGCCTGAAGATCACCGACAACTTCGAGTTGGGCGGCATCGCGCTCGGCACCCTCGTCGTGATCACCGGCTACCACGTGCTGCGCGCCTTCGCCCCGGCCCACCTGAAGGGCGGGGAACCGCTGCTGGACGCCGGGACGTCGGCGTACGACGAGGGCTCCGGGCGCGAGAAGCACTGACCGTACGGGCGCGGCCCGGGATTCAGCCGGTGGCCAGGGCGTACGCGTACTCCGGGGTGAAGGAGCCCGCCGCGCCCGAGCAGCCGTCGGACTCCCCCGGCAGCTTCACCCACAGATACGCGTCGATCCCGCTCTCACCGGTCCGGGTCGTCGGGGGCTGCCCCAGCGCCCGGCCCGCCGGGTCGCACCACTGGCCCGCCGCCGGGGCGCCGTTGCCGTTGCGGCTGGTGTCGATGACAGCGCCGAGACCGGGCGGGCCGCCGAGCGCCGCCAGGACCCGGCGGGCGTAGGCGGTCTCGTCGGCGGTGCGGTGGAAGTTGGCCACATTGGTGAAGATGCCGTCGCCGCTGGTGGCCGCCCCGGCCGCCCGGAGCGCCGCCGCCTGTTTCGCGGGGGCGTGCCAGCCGGAGTGGCCGCCGTCGAAGTAGACCCTGGCCTGCGGGTTGGCGGCGCGCAGGGTGTCCCCGGCGCGGGCCAGCGCGGCGAAGCGGGCCGCGCGTTCCGGTGCGGTGAGGCAGTCGGAGAGGGCGATGGCGTCCGGCTCCAGGATGATGATCGCCGGGCCCGCGCCGAGCCCCTGGGCGAACTCCCCTATCCAGGTGCCGTACGCCGCGAGATCCGGCGCCCCGCCCTGCGAGGCCCCGCCGCAGTCCCGGTCGGGGATGGCGTACGGCACGAGCACCGGGGTCCGTCCGGCGGCGGCCGCGCCCCGGGTGACGGCGCGGACCTGTCCGGCGATCTCCCCCGGGTTGTGGGCCGCGAACCAGACCGCCGCCGGCTGCGCCGCGATCCGGGACTCGATCAGCGGGCGGCGCGGGTCGTCGGGGTGGGCCCGTACCCAGTCCAGGACCTGGGAGCGCGGGTGGCGGAAGAGGCGGTTCCGCGGGGCCGGGGCGGGTGCGGGCGCGGGAGTCACCGCCGTGGGCGCGGCGCTCGTACGGGAAGCGGCGGGCGACGGGGGCGGTGACGGCGGCCGGGTCGGCGCGGGGGCGGTGGAGGGGGACGGGGGCGCGGTGGGCGGCGCGGTCGTGGGGGTCGGCACGGCGGGCAGCGGCTGGAGGACCGGCGGAGGCGTCGGTTCCGGGACGGCCGTGGTCCGCCGCTCGTCGTGCCCGGCGTCGATCAGCCCGGCCGTGGCCCCGATCGCCACGACGGCCGACGCGACGGCCAGCAGTCCGTGCCGACGGGCGGCCCGTCGGCGTTCCCGGTGTGCGATGCGGTGTTGCGCGCGTATGCCCGGCACTCCTCGATCCCCTTTTCCGGCACCGCCGTTCGCCCGTTCCGATGAACCTGCGGCCGGTCGGTGCCAGGGCGAGCCTATGACTGGGACGCTCCGCACATGGCGCAGATCGAACAGTTCACGGAACCGGCCGGACCCGGCACCCTGGGGGCGGGCGCACCGCCGGTGATCGAACGGATGCGGGCGTTCCGCTCGCGGTGGCCGTCCGGGGACGGGGTCGCGGTCTTCAACCGGGTCTATCTGACGGCCGTCGGGACCACCGCCCCGGAACGCGGCTGCGACGGCCCCGGAGCCGCCACCGCGCTGGGTGCGCACCTCACCGGGCGCTATCTGTCGGCCCTGGACACGGTGGCGGCGGGAGGCCGCCCGCCGGAGTGCTGGCGTCCGCTCGTCCAGTACCGGCACCATCCCGGCGTACGCCCGGTGCAGTTCGCCCTGAGCGGCCTCCAGGCGCACGTCGGTCACGACCTCGTGCTCGCGGTGGTGGACACCTGTCGTACGCTCGGCTGCGCTCCGCCGGACCTGGAAGGGGAGTTCGAGCGCGTGGGCGATCTCCTCGTGTTGCTGGAGGAGCGCATCCGCGACGATCTGATGCCCGGCCCCGACCTCCTGCGGATCGCGGACCCGCTGACCCATGTGGTGAGCGCCTGGAGCCTGGACCGGGCCCGCGAGGCCGCCTGGACGGCGGCCCTGGCCCTCTGGCGGCTGCGCGGATTCCCCGCGCTGGCCGAGGAGTTCAGGCAGCGTACAGACGCGGGGGCCGGTCTGGTGGGGCGGTTCCTGCTCACTCCGTGCGGCGGCTGAGGGGGCGGTTCCCGAAGGCCCCGTAGTCCCATATCGCTTATCGCTTATCGCTGCCCGGCGCCGGGTCGGCGGGGGCGGGGCGGGACCAGCCCGGCTCCGTACGCGGCGATGGCCGCCTCCACCCGGTTGCGTACGCCCAGCTTGGCGAGCACCGCGCTCACGTGCGCCTTCACCGTGCCCTCGACCAGATGCAACAGGCCCGCGATCTCCGCGTTGGACAGCCCCGCCCCGACTCCGGCCAGCACCTCGCGCTCCCGTTCCGTGAGCCGGTCCAGCGAGCGGTGCGGATGGGCCGCCCGGTGCGCGCGCAGCCCCGCGATGACCCGGCCCGCGACCCGGGGGGACAGATAGGCGCCGCCTGCCCCCACCGCCCGTACCCCGTTGAGCAGTTCCCTCGGGTCGTCCGCC carries:
- a CDS encoding riboflavin biosynthesis protein RibD produces the protein MATAADITAMRRAITLAAHGLGSTSPNPVVGCVITDASGAVAGEGFHQRAGGPHAEVHALRAAGERARGGTAYVTLEPCNHTGRTGPCAQALLAAGISRVVYAVGDPDPRATGGAETLRAAGLQVEQGLLAEEAGAGNAAWLTSVRLGRPYVLWKYAATLDGRIAAADATSRWITSPEARADVHRLRAEADAVLVGSGTARADDPQLGVRGIDGATQPLRVVVDTNATAVKPGARVLDATAPTLIAVAGDAPADHLPQDVVLRLPRAATGPGLDLDALLGALHTRGVRSVLLEGGPTLAGAFVAAGKVDKVVGYLAPVLLGAGPAALGDAGITTIAQALRLEVTETVRLGPDLRITAAPAPARKGN
- a CDS encoding riboflavin synthase; translation: MFTGIVEELGEVTAVEQLADASRFRLRGPLVTEGAKHGDSIAVNGVCLTVVETGDGEFTADVMAETLKRSGLGALTTGSRVNLERPMALGGRLGGHIVQGHVDGTGTIVERTPSEHWEIVKVSLPPELTRYVVEKGSITVDGVSLTVVEAAADYFTISLIPTTLALTTLGHKQPGDPVNLEVDVIAKYVERLLGDRSGSAQGPLAGQHLPLGEQAPGQDPR
- a CDS encoding bifunctional 3,4-dihydroxy-2-butanone-4-phosphate synthase/GTP cyclohydrolase II (bifunctional enzyme DHBP synthase/GTP cyclohydrolase II; functions in riboflavin synthesis; converts GTP to 2,5-diamino-6-hydroxy-4-(5-phosphoribosylamino)pyrimidine; converts ribulose 5-phopshate to 3,4-dihydroxy-2-butanone 4-phosphate), producing the protein MTAQPTWLHPGHDPLAEDLSLDPVEQAIRDIAAGRPVVVVDDEDRENEGDLVIAAEMATPEIVAFMMSECRGLICAPMESDELERLELPQMVADNTESMQTAFTVSVDASAAHGVTTGISAADRATTLRMLAGGVAGPADFVRPGHIFPLRARSGGVLVRNGHTEAAVDLARLAGLRPAGAIVEIAGEDGTMLRLPELIPFARKHGLTIISIEDLIAYRRSAEPTVRREAATRLPTAFGDFTAYGYRSTVDGVEHVALVHGDVTGNGGEDVLVRIHSECLTGDIFQSARCDCGPQLHASMRRITEEGRGVVVYLRGHEGRGIGLLSKLRAYELQERGVDTLDANLELGLPADARDYAAGAQILADLGVRSLRLMTNNPDKTEAVLRHGLAVTGREPMPVQAGEHNLRYLRTKRDRMGHDLPWLDGAPASPCANQ
- a CDS encoding 6,7-dimethyl-8-ribityllumazine synthase, coding for MSGKGAPELSVRNCSDLRVAVIAAQWHEKVMDGLVDGALRALHELGIDEPTLLRVPGSFELPVVAKVLAGRGYDAIVALGVIIRGGTPHFEYVSQGVTVGLTQVTVDTGVPVGFGVLTCDTEEQALDRAGIEGSNEDKGHEAVTAAVATAATLRTVSEPWR